In a single window of the Elaeis guineensis isolate ETL-2024a chromosome 8, EG11, whole genome shotgun sequence genome:
- the LOC105049999 gene encoding anthranilate O-methyltransferase 1 produces MGMKVEQVLHMVGGAGETSYATNSRVQEKAILETKSIVEEAVREVYKTILPESMVVADLGCSSGPNTFHVVFEVIDIVDDQSRRLGRPSPEVQFFLNDLPGNDFNNIFQSLEGYEEKLKGQKGERIPPFYVVGVPGSFYGRLFPSRSVHFFHSSFCLMWLSQVPPGVESSTGVPLNEGNIYIWETSPPSVVKSYQEQYQRDFATFLESRFQELSFGGQMVFTFLGRTSKHAASGELSQLWGLLAEALNSMVLEGIIQKEKVDAFNLPFYAPSIEEVKAVIQSVGLFDLDQVQIFKSNWDPLDDSSDDYIYDNFLSGENVAKSIRAVIEPVIARNFGEHILDDLFSRYAKNVARHLLKEKTKYPVFVIALKAKM; encoded by the exons ATGGGGATGAAGGTAGAGCAAGTTCTTCACATGGTTGGAGGAGCTGGAGAGACCAGCTACGCCACCAATTCCAGGGTTCAA GAGAAGGCAATACTTGAAACGAAGTCCATAGTGGAGGAGGCCGTGAGAGAGGTCTATAAGACCATCCTGCCTGAGAGCATGGTGGTGGCTGATTTGGGTTGCTCTTCCGGTCCTAACACGTTTCACGTGGTCTTCGAGGTGATCGATATCGTCGACGATCAGAGCCGACGGCTGGGACGCCCCTCGCCGGAGGTGCAGTTCTTCTTGAACGATCTCCCGGGGAACGACTTCAACAATATTTTTCAGTCCCTGGAAGGATATGAGGAGAAATTAAAGGGGCAGAAAGGAGAGCGGATTCCGCCGTTCTATGTTGTGGGAGTGCCTGGCTCTTTCTATGGGAGGCTTTTCCCCTCTCGGAGCGTTCatttctttcattcttccttCTGTCTTATGTGGCTCTCTCAG GTTCCTCCGGGAGTGGAGAGCAGCACCGGTGTTCCATTAAATGAGGGAAACATTTACATATGGGAGACCAGTCCACCTAGTGTGGTGAAATCATATCAAGAGCAATACCAGAGGGACTTCGCGACATTTCTCGAGTCCCGCTTCCAAGAACTCAGTTTCGGAGGTCAGATGGTCTTTACATTTTTGGGAAGGACGAGCAAACATGCTGCAAGTGGAGAATTGAGCCAGCTTTGGGGACTACTGGCTGAGGCACTGAATTCTATGGTCCTGGAG GGTATCATACAAAAGGAAAAAGTGGATGCATTCAATTTGCCTTTTTATGCACCTTCCATAGAGGAAGTGAAAGCAGTGATACAAAGTGTAGGATTATTTGATCTCGATCAAGTACAAATATTTAAGTCAAACTGGGATCCACTTGATGACTCTAGTGATGATTACATATATGATAATTTTCTAAGCGGAGAAAATGTGGCAAAGAGTATAAGAGCAGTGATAGAACCCGTGATTGCACGCAACTTTGGGGAGCACATACTTGATGATTTGTTTTCAAGATATGCAAAGAATGTTGCGAGGCACCTCTTGAAGGAGAAGACCAAGTATCCTGTTTTTGTCATTGCTTTGAAGGCAAAAATGTGA